The genomic window AAAACACCTTGGGACGACTTGGGCATAAGGATATTTTAGAGGCTGAGCACGGCGTTGAAGCATGGCAGATTCTTTCCCAAAACCCAGATGTTGACGTGCTTATTACAGATTGGAATATGCCTGAAATGAACGGCTTAGAGCTTGTCCAGAAAGTGCGCGCTGAAGCCAAATACGTAGACATGCCCATCATCATGGTAACAACTGAAGGTGGAAAAACAGAGGTCATTACTGCGCTAAAAGCGGGTGTAAATAACTACATCGTCAAACCCTTTACTCCTCAGGTTCTCAAAGAAAAACTTGAAGACGTTTTAAACTGAGCCTTGATGCAGCCGACTTATACAGAACTTCGCATTACCCCCTCTTGCTCCCTTGAACTTTTTTCTGACTTGGTCTTTTCTCTTGGGCAAGAGGCTGTGGAATTTGAAAACGAAACATTAATTGTTCGCAGTGAAGAGTCCCTAGAGATGTTGCGTTTTGGGTTGGAAGCTTTTGCCAAGCGTTTGAGTGAATCTCTTGGCAAGAAAGTCAGCGTAAAATTCGAGGCATGTGAAAAAACCAATGAAGATTGGATTTCCCAGTATCGCGCCTCTATTCAGCCTGTTGAAGCGGGCGGTGTGTATGTGCACCCAAGTTGGGACCCTCCAAAAGAAGGCTTTCTGAATGTCTGCATCGATCCGGCCTTGGCTTTTGGGTCAGGCCACCACCAAAGCACTTTTGGATGCTTGCAGGCGTTGCAAAAGTATTTACCCAAAAACGCTACACTCCTCGACGTTGGATGTGGGAGCGGGATATTGGGCATTACCGCAGCAAAACTTGGTGCTAAAGTGGAGGTGTGTGACACCGACGAGCTTGCCGTACAAAGTGCACTCACAAACGCCGCCCTTAATGGTGTTATGTATCGCCGTCACTGGGTGGGTTCAGTAAATGAAGCAAAAGAGCGCTACGATGTGGTGGTTGCCAACATTATAGCCGATGTCCTCATTATGCTTTCCCGTGAACTCATAGATGCATTAAGCCCTCGAGGCACCCTTGTGCTTTCAGGCATTTTAGAAAAATACGCAAAACGGGTAGAAACGCGTTTTGGAGAGCTCGAATGCGTTGAAATATTTACGCAAGACGAGTGGTGTACGATGATTTTTAACAAAAGGTAACAGACAATGGACCAACGACGAAACAA from Sulfurospirillum tamanense includes these protein-coding regions:
- a CDS encoding chemotaxis response regulator CheY, translating into MKLLVVDDSSTMRRIIKNTLGRLGHKDILEAEHGVEAWQILSQNPDVDVLITDWNMPEMNGLELVQKVRAEAKYVDMPIIMVTTEGGKTEVITALKAGVNNYIVKPFTPQVLKEKLEDVLN
- a CDS encoding 50S ribosomal protein L11 methyltransferase, coding for MQPTYTELRITPSCSLELFSDLVFSLGQEAVEFENETLIVRSEESLEMLRFGLEAFAKRLSESLGKKVSVKFEACEKTNEDWISQYRASIQPVEAGGVYVHPSWDPPKEGFLNVCIDPALAFGSGHHQSTFGCLQALQKYLPKNATLLDVGCGSGILGITAAKLGAKVEVCDTDELAVQSALTNAALNGVMYRRHWVGSVNEAKERYDVVVANIIADVLIMLSRELIDALSPRGTLVLSGILEKYAKRVETRFGELECVEIFTQDEWCTMIFNKR